A window from Dermacentor albipictus isolate Rhodes 1998 colony chromosome 10, USDA_Dalb.pri_finalv2, whole genome shotgun sequence encodes these proteins:
- the LOC139050696 gene encoding heterogeneous nuclear ribonucleoprotein A1-like encodes MMRTLLATLFLALAFSAVCQAGHYGGHGGGHGGDHGGYTFSHGYTNYFDNQRAHHGYGGGYGGGGGGGGGYGGGYGHGHYG; translated from the exons ATGATGAGGACTCTG CTGGCGACGTTGTTCTTGGCGCTGGCCTTCTCTGCTGTGTGCCAAGCGGGCCACTACGGAGGCCACGGTGGTGGTCATGGCGGTGATCATGGCGGCTACACGTTCAGCCATGGCTATACGAACTACTTCGACAACCAGCGGGCACATCACGGCTACGGCGGAGGCTacggagggggaggaggagggggaggaggataCGGTGGAGGCTACGGCCACGGCCACTACGGCTAA
- the LOC139050507 gene encoding neuropeptide-like protein 31 yields MKTILCTLVVLVVLAAANAGYYGGYGYGHGYGHGYGHGGYSHGITHYYDNQRAHYGYGGYGHGYGGYGGYGGYGGYGHGYGGYGHGYGGYGGYGGYGGYGHGYYG; encoded by the exons ATGAAGACCATT CTGTGCACCCTCGTCGTCCTGGTTGTCCTGGCAGCGGCCAACGCTGGCTACTACGGTGGCTACGGCTACGGCCATGGCTATGGTCATGGTTACGGCCATGGCGGATACAGCCACGGCATCACTCACTACTATGACAACCAAAGAGCACACTATGGCTACGGTGGATACGGCCACGGATACGGTGGATACGGCGGTTATGGTGGCTACGGAGGCTACGGCCATGGCTATGGAGGCTACGGCCACGGCTATGGAggctacggcggctacggtgGCTACGGTGGCTACGGCCACGGCTACTACGGCTAG